The Georgenia sp. TF02-10 genome window below encodes:
- a CDS encoding ABC transporter ATP-binding protein, giving the protein MHGVCKTYGEGATLVRGLVDADLSVTAGELVAVMGPSGSGKSTLLTIAGTLEEPTSGVVQIGGIATASMSQDERAQLRRRSIGYVFQSFNLLAGLTALENVALPLELDGTRVRTARRAARDALDRLGLGDRAGHFPDQLSGGEAQRVAIARAVVGQRRLLLADEPTGALDSTNGEAVMRMLRQACREGVAGVVVTHDAQLASWAHRVVFMRDGRMVDRTPGPASPESLLGAGPG; this is encoded by the coding sequence ATGCACGGGGTGTGCAAGACCTACGGCGAGGGCGCCACGTTGGTGCGTGGGCTGGTCGACGCCGACCTGTCGGTCACCGCGGGCGAGCTGGTGGCGGTGATGGGCCCGAGCGGGTCGGGCAAGAGCACGCTGCTGACCATCGCCGGCACCCTGGAGGAGCCGACGTCGGGCGTGGTGCAGATCGGCGGGATCGCGACGGCGTCGATGTCGCAGGACGAGCGGGCGCAGCTGCGGCGCCGGTCGATCGGCTACGTGTTCCAGTCGTTCAACCTGCTCGCCGGCCTGACCGCGCTGGAGAACGTGGCGCTCCCGCTGGAGCTCGACGGGACGCGGGTGCGGACGGCCCGCCGGGCGGCCCGCGACGCCCTGGACCGGCTGGGGCTCGGCGACCGGGCCGGGCACTTCCCCGACCAGCTCTCGGGCGGTGAGGCGCAACGCGTCGCGATCGCCCGGGCCGTGGTGGGGCAGCGCCGGCTGCTGCTGGCCGACGAGCCGACCGGGGCGCTGGACTCCACGAACGGCGAGGCGGTGATGCGGATGCTGCGCCAGGCGTGCCGGGAGGGCGTCGCCGGGGTGGTCGTCACGCACGACGCGCAGCTGGCCTCGTGGGCGCACCGGGTGGTGTTCATGCGCGACGGCCGGATGGTGGACCGCACGCCCGGCCCGGCGTCGCCGGAGTCGCTGCTCGGCGCCGGACCGGGCTGA